Proteins co-encoded in one Desulfitobacterium hafniense DCB-2 genomic window:
- the glp gene encoding gephyrin-like molybdotransferase Glp has protein sequence METMISLERALEVILHRIEPLGVEEVGLGQAYNRVLAKDVQAAIDMPPFDRSPLDGYAYCAQPTDKAPLTLDIVSEIPAGTWSEREIRLGECARIFTGSPLPKGANCVVRQEDTERSAGQVTINQPVKPQANIVYQGEETKCGDIVLRAGEYLSPAAVGLLASLGVETVEVYRRPKVGILSTGSELQDVGSPLLPGKIYNSNTYTLKGLLLEAGCEVKAAPFVGDDLEETIEALKALEDTDLVVTTGGASVGDYDLIRDALVGAGCELLFWKVNFKPGTPVALGVKGERLYFSLSGNPAAAVVNYELLVRPALRKLKGRTAQERIFPVYMDGDFGKSGKQRRFLRARAVFRNGEIWADPSFAQGSGVIRSMRGSHLLVDVPGGHGPVQKGERLQGRWISSWEED, from the coding sequence ATGGAAACTATGATTTCTCTTGAACGGGCTTTGGAGGTTATCCTCCATAGGATAGAGCCCCTTGGCGTTGAAGAAGTGGGCTTGGGACAGGCTTATAACCGAGTGTTGGCCAAAGATGTCCAGGCAGCAATTGATATGCCGCCCTTTGATCGTTCCCCATTGGATGGGTACGCTTATTGCGCCCAGCCAACAGATAAGGCTCCTCTGACCCTTGATATTGTCAGTGAGATTCCTGCAGGAACATGGTCTGAGCGGGAAATTCGCCTTGGGGAGTGTGCGCGGATTTTTACCGGGTCACCACTTCCTAAGGGAGCAAATTGCGTGGTAAGACAGGAAGACACGGAGCGTTCGGCTGGCCAGGTCACGATTAACCAGCCGGTTAAGCCTCAGGCCAATATAGTTTATCAAGGGGAAGAAACAAAATGCGGCGATATCGTCTTAAGAGCGGGAGAGTATCTTTCCCCTGCCGCTGTTGGGTTGTTGGCTTCCTTAGGAGTTGAGACGGTGGAAGTCTATCGCCGTCCCAAGGTGGGGATTTTATCTACAGGTTCTGAGCTTCAGGATGTAGGCAGTCCTTTGTTGCCCGGAAAGATCTATAACAGCAATACATATACCCTCAAAGGCCTCCTTCTGGAGGCAGGGTGTGAGGTGAAGGCCGCCCCCTTTGTGGGAGATGATCTGGAGGAAACCATCGAGGCTTTAAAGGCCTTGGAAGATACGGATCTTGTAGTTACTACCGGAGGAGCTTCGGTGGGTGACTATGATCTGATTCGCGACGCTTTGGTGGGTGCGGGGTGTGAGCTCCTTTTCTGGAAAGTGAATTTTAAACCCGGAACCCCGGTCGCTCTTGGCGTTAAGGGAGAGAGGCTGTATTTCTCCTTGTCGGGAAACCCTGCGGCGGCAGTGGTGAATTATGAACTCCTGGTCCGCCCTGCCTTGCGCAAGCTTAAGGGCAGAACAGCTCAGGAACGGATTTTTCCCGTCTATATGGATGGTGATTTTGGGAAATCCGGCAAGCAAAGAAGGTTCCTGCGGGCCCGGGCTGTCTTTCGTAACGGAGAGATCTGGGCGGATCCCAGCTTTGCCCAAGGCTCCGGTGTTATCCGCTCCATGAGAGGAAGCCATCTTCTGGTGGATGTTCCGGGCGGGCATGGACCGGTTCAGAAGGGCGAGCGCCTGCAAGGCCGCTGGATCAGTTCATGGGAGGAAGATTAA
- the mobB gene encoding molybdopterin-guanine dinucleotide biosynthesis protein B, with product MVPVVSIVGQRSNSGKTTLLVKLLAEAKRRGWRVAAVKHDVHGFEMDKPGKDTWRFAQAGADVVVISSPEKMAMIEKVQEERTLEQVLERIRDVDLIFTEGYKHGNQPRIEVFRSEVHQELLSDPEQLLAIASDVRFELGIPCFDLDDAQGICDFLANRYGLK from the coding sequence ATGGTTCCTGTGGTATCGATCGTTGGACAGCGCTCCAACTCAGGTAAAACCACTTTGCTGGTTAAGCTGTTAGCAGAAGCCAAACGCCGGGGCTGGCGGGTTGCTGCGGTTAAGCATGATGTCCATGGATTTGAGATGGATAAACCGGGCAAAGATACTTGGCGGTTTGCCCAGGCCGGAGCGGATGTGGTCGTTATATCTTCTCCTGAGAAGATGGCTATGATTGAAAAAGTTCAGGAGGAGCGGACCTTAGAGCAAGTTCTGGAGCGCATAAGGGATGTGGATCTCATCTTTACCGAGGGATATAAGCACGGGAACCAACCCCGGATTGAGGTTTTTCGCTCAGAGGTCCATCAAGAGCTCCTATCCGATCCGGAGCAGCTGCTGGCCATTGCCAGCGATGTGCGATTTGAGTTGGGGATACCTTGCTTCGATCTGGATGATGCCCAGGGCATCTGCGATTTTCTGGCAAATCGATATGGATTAAAGTGA